In a single window of the Microbacterium sulfonylureivorans genome:
- a CDS encoding cold-shock protein, with translation MPTGKVRFYDEEKGFGFIVTDDGQDVFLHATALPAGTPAPKAGARLEFGVADGKRGLQALSVRVLEAPVSLAKRSRKPADDMAIIIEDLVKLLDGIGGDLRRGRYPSGAHSKKVAAVLRKVADELDD, from the coding sequence ATGCCCACCGGCAAGGTCAGGTTCTACGACGAGGAGAAGGGGTTCGGCTTCATCGTCACCGATGACGGCCAGGACGTCTTCCTGCACGCCACGGCCCTGCCCGCAGGCACCCCGGCGCCCAAGGCCGGCGCCCGTCTCGAGTTCGGCGTCGCCGACGGCAAGCGCGGGCTCCAGGCGCTGTCGGTGCGGGTGCTCGAGGCCCCCGTCAGCCTCGCGAAGCGCTCGCGCAAGCCCGCGGACGACATGGCCATCATCATCGAAGACCTCGTGAAGCTGCTCGACGGGATCGGCGGCGACCTGCGTCGCGGCCGCTACCCCAGCGGAGCCCACTCGAAGAAGGTCGCGGCCGTGCTGCGCAAGGTCGCGGATGAACTCGACGACTGA
- a CDS encoding response regulator transcription factor, which yields MTAPRILVVDDEPNIRDLLITSLRFAGFQVKAVSNGAQTISAVLEEEPDLIILDVMLPDMNGFSVTKRLRGAGYTAPILFLTAKDETEDKITGLNAGGDDYVTKPFSLDEIVARIQAILRRTMQADEESMIRAGELTMDQDTHDVQVGEASIDLSPTEFKLLRYLMLNPNRVLSKAQILDHVWEYDFNGDAGIVESYISYLRRKIDPHSSEPLIQTKRGFGYMLKAGKSA from the coding sequence ATGACTGCACCTCGCATCCTCGTCGTGGACGACGAGCCGAACATCCGCGACCTGCTCATCACGAGCCTCCGCTTCGCGGGGTTCCAGGTGAAGGCCGTGTCCAACGGCGCCCAGACGATCTCCGCCGTGCTCGAAGAGGAACCTGACCTCATCATCCTCGACGTGATGCTGCCCGACATGAACGGGTTCAGCGTGACGAAGCGCCTCCGCGGCGCCGGCTACACCGCGCCGATCCTGTTCCTGACGGCGAAGGACGAGACCGAGGACAAGATCACCGGGCTGAACGCCGGCGGCGACGACTACGTCACCAAGCCGTTCAGCCTCGATGAGATCGTCGCTCGAATCCAGGCGATCCTGCGGCGCACGATGCAGGCCGACGAGGAGTCGATGATCCGCGCGGGCGAGCTGACGATGGACCAGGACACCCATGACGTCCAGGTCGGCGAGGCGAGCATCGACCTCAGTCCGACCGAGTTCAAGCTCCTCCGCTACCTCATGCTCAACCCGAACCGGGTGCTGTCGAAGGCGCAGATCCTCGACCACGTGTGGGAGTACGACTTCAACGGCGACGCGGGCATCGTCGAGAGCTACATCTCCTACCTTCGCCGCAAGATCGACCCGCACTCGAGCGAGCCGCTCATCCAGACCAAGCGCGGCTTCGGCTACATGCTGAAGGCGGGCAAGTCCGCGTAG
- a CDS encoding multidrug ABC transporter ATPase: MSKNTPAEDVPVRRIDRILAFMSLGLLALSIVSFFAIMIASASGADMSTGIWPLVGVLVYIAPVIAFAMILAVLIMSFARRARANRGG, translated from the coding sequence ATGAGCAAGAACACTCCCGCCGAGGACGTCCCCGTCCGGCGGATCGACCGCATCCTGGCGTTCATGTCGCTGGGCCTGCTCGCGCTGTCGATCGTGAGCTTCTTCGCGATCATGATCGCCTCCGCCTCAGGCGCCGACATGAGCACCGGCATCTGGCCCCTCGTCGGCGTGCTCGTCTACATCGCGCCCGTCATCGCGTTCGCCATGATCCTGGCCGTCCTCATCATGAGCTTCGCGCGGAGGGCTCGGGCGAACCGAGGCGGCTGA
- a CDS encoding DNA repair helicase XPB, translated as MADGPLIVQSDRTVLLEVAHPDAESARHELAIFAELERAPEHIHTYRITRLGLWNARAAGHDASDMLATLDRWTRFPVPPSVSIDITETVGRYGRLVIERTAEGELVLRSTDAAVLAEVSKNKRIQPLLIGRPSPDTFVIDAWARGHIKQELLKIGWPAEDLAGYTPGTPHPIDLAEDGWNLRPYQRQAVDIFTDGGSGVVVLPCGAGKTLVGAGAMAATKTTTLILVTNTVSARQWRDELLKRTSLTPEEIGEYSGQSKEIKPVTIATYQILTAKRKGEYAHLALLDALDWGLIVYDEVHLLPAPVFKLTADLQARRRLGLTATLVREDGREGDVFSLIGPKRFDAPWKEIEAQGFISPAVCYEVRVDLPAGDRLEYAAAADDERYRLAATAPAKIGVVRRLVERHAGERILVIGQYLDQIDVLAEALDAPKITGATPVDEREQLYQAFRVGEISLLVVSKVANFSIDLPEASVAIQVSGSFGSRQEEAQRLGRLLRPKESGNTASFYTLIARDTVDQDFAQNRQRFLAEQGYAYTILDADGIAA; from the coding sequence ATGGCTGACGGCCCCCTTATCGTCCAGAGCGATCGCACCGTACTGCTCGAAGTCGCGCATCCCGACGCCGAGAGCGCCCGGCACGAGCTCGCGATCTTCGCCGAGCTCGAACGCGCCCCCGAGCACATCCACACCTACCGGATCACCCGGCTCGGACTGTGGAACGCCCGCGCGGCCGGCCACGACGCCTCCGACATGCTCGCGACCCTCGACCGCTGGACGCGCTTCCCGGTGCCTCCCTCGGTGTCGATCGACATCACCGAGACCGTCGGGCGGTACGGACGCCTCGTGATCGAGCGCACCGCTGAGGGCGAGCTGGTGCTGCGGTCGACGGATGCCGCGGTCCTCGCCGAAGTGTCGAAGAACAAGCGCATCCAGCCGCTGCTCATCGGCCGCCCCTCGCCCGACACATTCGTGATCGACGCGTGGGCGCGGGGCCACATCAAGCAGGAGCTCCTCAAGATCGGATGGCCCGCCGAGGATCTCGCGGGCTACACGCCGGGGACGCCGCATCCGATCGATCTCGCGGAGGACGGCTGGAACCTGCGTCCCTACCAGCGCCAGGCGGTCGACATCTTCACCGACGGGGGCTCGGGCGTCGTCGTGCTCCCCTGCGGCGCGGGCAAGACGCTCGTCGGCGCGGGAGCGATGGCGGCGACCAAGACGACGACGCTGATCCTCGTGACGAACACGGTGAGCGCACGGCAGTGGCGCGACGAGCTGCTCAAGCGCACGTCGCTCACGCCCGAGGAGATCGGCGAGTACTCGGGGCAGTCCAAAGAGATCAAGCCGGTCACCATCGCGACGTACCAGATCCTCACGGCGAAGCGGAAGGGCGAGTACGCGCACCTCGCGCTGCTCGACGCCCTGGACTGGGGTCTCATCGTCTACGACGAGGTGCACCTTCTCCCCGCTCCCGTCTTCAAGCTCACCGCCGACCTGCAGGCGCGACGACGCCTCGGTCTGACGGCGACGCTCGTGCGCGAGGACGGCCGCGAGGGCGACGTGTTCAGCCTCATCGGCCCCAAGCGCTTCGACGCCCCCTGGAAGGAGATCGAGGCCCAGGGCTTCATCTCGCCCGCCGTCTGCTATGAAGTGCGCGTCGACCTGCCCGCAGGCGACCGCCTGGAGTACGCCGCCGCCGCCGACGACGAGCGCTACCGCCTCGCCGCCACCGCACCGGCCAAGATCGGGGTCGTGCGGAGGCTCGTCGAACGCCACGCCGGCGAGCGCATCCTCGTGATCGGCCAGTACCTCGACCAGATCGATGTGCTCGCCGAGGCGCTCGACGCCCCGAAGATCACGGGCGCGACGCCCGTCGACGAGCGCGAGCAGCTCTACCAGGCGTTCCGCGTCGGCGAGATCTCGCTGCTCGTCGTGTCGAAGGTCGCGAACTTCTCGATCGACCTGCCCGAGGCATCCGTCGCCATCCAGGTCTCGGGATCGTTCGGCTCGCGCCAGGAGGAGGCGCAGCGGCTCGGCCGCCTGCTTCGGCCCAAGGAGTCCGGCAACACCGCGAGCTTCTACACGCTCATCGCCCGCGACACGGTCGACCAGGACTTCGCGCAGAACCGCCAGCGATTCCTCGCCGAGCAGGGATACGCCTACACGATCCTCGACGCCGACGGCATCGCCGCCTGA
- a CDS encoding LytR C-terminal domain-containing protein, with product MPKTTFPRDRFDDLPDADRVGAHRAENPRMRGWVVLLWAALATIVLIAVGIFGTLLASGRIELFPTPAPTAAPTAEVTPVLDTSYQVVILNATPEQGLATQMKDVVVAAGWPDSGVLPSDASADDFAETTVYYLAPEDQAAAAGLADVIGGARIEQSDVYQPADPSTRQLTVVIGLDRTAAGQTSTPTP from the coding sequence GTGCCGAAAACGACCTTCCCCCGGGATCGCTTCGACGATCTTCCGGACGCGGACCGCGTCGGCGCCCACCGAGCCGAGAACCCCCGGATGCGCGGCTGGGTCGTGCTGCTGTGGGCCGCCCTCGCGACGATCGTGCTGATCGCAGTGGGCATCTTCGGCACGCTCCTGGCCTCGGGTCGCATCGAGCTCTTCCCGACTCCGGCGCCCACTGCCGCGCCCACCGCCGAGGTGACCCCGGTCCTCGACACGTCGTACCAGGTCGTCATCCTCAACGCGACGCCGGAGCAGGGACTCGCGACGCAGATGAAGGATGTCGTCGTGGCGGCCGGCTGGCCCGACAGCGGCGTGCTGCCCAGCGACGCGAGCGCCGACGACTTCGCCGAGACGACCGTCTACTACCTCGCCCCCGAGGACCAGGCGGCGGCCGCGGGTCTCGCCGACGTGATCGGCGGCGCGCGCATCGAGCAGAGCGACGTCTATCAGCCCGCCGACCCCTCGACCAGACAGCTCACCGTCGTGATCGGGCTCGACCGCACGGCGGCCGGTCAGACCTCGACGCCGACTCCCTGA
- a CDS encoding WXG100 family type VII secretion target, with the protein MAVFSVDSDAVLATTTAVRGTIERLQAESNAMMTQLTQLQSSWTGSASIAFHTVVDQWRATQRQVEESLAGINIALAAAGRQYAEAELATTSLFR; encoded by the coding sequence ATGGCCGTCTTCTCCGTCGACAGCGATGCGGTCCTCGCCACCACCACCGCCGTGCGGGGCACGATCGAGCGGCTCCAGGCCGAGTCCAACGCGATGATGACGCAGCTCACGCAGCTGCAGTCCTCGTGGACCGGCTCGGCGTCGATCGCGTTCCACACGGTCGTCGACCAGTGGCGGGCGACCCAGCGCCAGGTCGAGGAATCGCTCGCGGGGATCAACATCGCCCTCGCCGCCGCCGGGCGTCAGTATGCAGAAGCCGAGCTCGCCACGACGAGCCTGTTCCGCTGA
- a CDS encoding sensor histidine kinase — MTVAVLALGLVATGAGATLFLRNALIANLNSTVEQVAATEIGATMFDIEIVDGVVTASQKPDVPPSEYHVALYQSAQPGAFIISAGGGEPAPDFPLEFPLEKAYTEGQAAFELTDAESGARFRASVAPLEVPGGVFLPQLVAMPVAPVNQVVATFLGIYTVLAIITLIIGAVATRWLVTLTFRSLGQVETTADAIAGGDFSLRMTDIEPTKTEVGRLKVAINAMLDRVDAALSQRDATVRQMRRFIGDASHELRTPLVTVRGYAELYRMGAIRGDEDVTQSMERIEKEAIRMGVLVEDLLALARLDERRDVVIAPVDLRPIARDAALDLRASAPQRPVTVIDTTAEDQVAPPSPDEPADDVPEKRRPTPTALTRAGATLSLLRRRPKPVPATSATGARELPPIAPVAEALPAAGELVPVVLGDENRVRQVVTNLIGNARRFTAEDSPLELRVGVDAAAAMGWVEIVDHGEGVPDQIKDKIFQRFWRADTSRTRETGGSGLGLSIVASIVEALHGSVGVTDTPGGGATFRVSFPLAESRDAAEHLQIATQPIERLRLDSD, encoded by the coding sequence GTGACGGTCGCCGTGCTCGCGCTCGGACTGGTCGCCACCGGCGCCGGCGCGACGCTGTTCCTCCGCAACGCCCTCATCGCGAACCTCAACAGCACGGTCGAGCAGGTGGCCGCCACCGAGATCGGGGCGACGATGTTCGACATCGAGATCGTCGACGGCGTGGTGACGGCCTCCCAGAAGCCCGATGTGCCGCCGAGCGAGTATCACGTCGCGCTCTACCAGTCCGCGCAGCCGGGCGCCTTCATCATCTCGGCCGGCGGCGGTGAGCCCGCCCCCGATTTCCCGCTCGAGTTCCCGCTCGAGAAGGCGTACACCGAGGGGCAGGCCGCCTTCGAGCTGACGGATGCCGAGAGCGGCGCGCGCTTCCGCGCCAGCGTCGCCCCGCTGGAGGTGCCGGGCGGGGTCTTCCTGCCGCAGCTCGTCGCGATGCCCGTCGCTCCCGTCAACCAGGTCGTCGCGACCTTCCTCGGCATCTACACGGTGCTCGCCATCATCACGCTGATCATCGGCGCCGTCGCCACCCGATGGCTGGTGACCCTCACGTTCCGCAGCCTCGGGCAGGTCGAGACGACCGCCGACGCGATCGCCGGCGGCGACTTCAGCCTCCGGATGACCGACATCGAGCCCACGAAGACGGAGGTGGGGCGCCTCAAGGTCGCGATCAACGCGATGCTCGATCGCGTGGACGCCGCCCTCTCTCAGCGTGACGCGACGGTGCGCCAGATGCGGCGCTTCATCGGCGACGCGAGCCATGAGCTGCGCACGCCGCTCGTGACCGTGCGCGGGTATGCCGAGCTGTACCGGATGGGCGCCATCCGGGGCGACGAGGACGTCACACAGTCGATGGAGCGCATCGAGAAGGAGGCGATCCGGATGGGCGTCCTCGTGGAGGACCTGCTGGCCCTGGCGCGACTCGACGAGCGTCGCGACGTGGTCATCGCCCCCGTCGACCTCCGTCCGATCGCGAGGGATGCCGCGCTCGACCTGCGTGCGTCGGCGCCGCAGCGGCCCGTGACCGTGATCGACACCACCGCGGAGGATCAGGTCGCGCCTCCCTCGCCCGACGAGCCCGCCGACGACGTGCCCGAGAAGCGCCGGCCGACGCCCACGGCGCTCACCAGAGCAGGTGCGACGCTGTCGCTGCTGCGCCGGCGACCCAAGCCGGTGCCGGCGACCAGCGCGACGGGCGCGCGCGAGCTGCCGCCGATCGCACCCGTCGCGGAGGCGCTTCCCGCAGCCGGCGAGCTCGTCCCCGTCGTGCTCGGCGACGAGAACCGCGTCCGCCAGGTGGTGACGAACCTGATCGGCAACGCCCGGCGGTTCACCGCAGAGGACTCCCCTCTCGAACTCCGCGTGGGCGTCGACGCGGCTGCGGCGATGGGGTGGGTCGAGATCGTGGACCACGGTGAGGGCGTCCCCGACCAGATCAAGGACAAGATCTTCCAGCGCTTCTGGAGGGCAGACACCTCCCGCACCCGCGAGACCGGCGGTTCCGGCCTGGGGCTGTCGATCGTGGCATCGATCGTCGAGGCCCTTCACGGCTCGGTGGGGGTCACCGACACCCCCGGCGGCGGTGCGACCTTCCGGGTGTCGTTCCCCCTCGCGGAGTCTCGGGATGCAGCGGAGCACCTGCAGATCGCGACGCAGCCCATCGAGCGGCTCCGGCTCGATTCCGACTGA
- a CDS encoding helicase-associated domain-containing protein has protein sequence MVSDERALATWLAARDDHALAATLAGRGVPASSSWHDFFDAAEALMDAASLDRALVRLPRTALSALASGTPITDGELTRLALVAESGHPYDAVQDRVAVLVSGHPGVFEQQPPAAARITADDRASAAAAERAFGTAGSLADVLLACLHSPFARTGSGSVSAAERKRLTDAGALGATDDLEDLLAAAEAAGLASAQERLWSVTAAGERWLESPTADRWAIVAEGFRSALPDGLRTDDGGFADPSSWPAAYPLDPDWPARSARIRRIGESWGLLGADGAEFTWTAALRDGAAADASGLAAHLPAEIDRVYLQADLTAISPGPLAPALDLRLRSIAVRESRAQASTYRFTAESLGAGMTDGETAGSIRGFLAEISLTGIPQPLDYLIESTAARHGLVRVRSDDATGRTRVESPDRSLRETIAIDQALRPLGLLSDGDSLVSRVTRDGVYWALADARYPVVALDDDGSPEPVRRRAVGSVESSSTTPAAAYARLLTALRSGHGTEGEEGWLGRELEQAVRARSEIVVVVRMPDGSERTMTLEASGLGGGRLRGRDRAADIERTLPVSSIVSVRPA, from the coding sequence GTGGTCTCCGACGAGCGGGCCCTGGCGACCTGGTTGGCCGCGCGCGACGACCACGCCCTGGCCGCGACGCTCGCCGGTCGCGGCGTGCCCGCCTCGTCCTCCTGGCACGACTTCTTCGACGCCGCCGAGGCGCTGATGGATGCCGCATCCCTCGACCGCGCCCTCGTGCGGCTTCCTCGCACCGCCCTCTCCGCCCTCGCGTCCGGCACCCCCATCACCGACGGCGAGCTCACCCGTCTCGCGCTCGTCGCCGAGTCGGGCCATCCGTACGACGCCGTCCAGGACCGCGTCGCCGTCCTGGTGTCCGGCCATCCCGGCGTGTTCGAGCAGCAGCCGCCCGCCGCGGCGCGCATCACGGCCGACGACCGCGCGTCCGCCGCGGCGGCGGAGCGCGCGTTCGGCACGGCGGGCTCACTCGCCGATGTGCTCCTCGCGTGCCTTCATTCGCCGTTCGCGCGGACCGGCTCCGGCTCGGTCAGCGCCGCCGAGCGCAAGCGGCTCACGGACGCGGGCGCCCTCGGCGCGACGGACGACCTCGAAGACCTGCTCGCCGCAGCCGAGGCGGCCGGTCTGGCATCGGCGCAGGAACGACTGTGGAGCGTGACGGCGGCCGGCGAGCGGTGGCTCGAGTCGCCGACCGCCGATCGCTGGGCCATCGTCGCCGAGGGCTTCCGCAGCGCCCTCCCCGATGGCCTCCGCACCGACGACGGCGGGTTCGCCGACCCTTCGTCGTGGCCCGCCGCATATCCCCTCGACCCCGATTGGCCGGCGCGCTCGGCGCGGATCCGCCGGATCGGCGAGAGCTGGGGACTCCTCGGCGCCGACGGCGCGGAGTTCACGTGGACGGCGGCGCTGCGCGACGGCGCGGCGGCGGACGCATCCGGGCTCGCGGCGCACCTTCCCGCCGAGATCGACCGCGTGTATCTGCAGGCGGATCTGACGGCGATCTCCCCCGGCCCGCTGGCACCTGCCCTCGATCTGCGGCTGCGCAGCATCGCCGTGCGCGAATCCCGCGCCCAGGCCTCGACGTACCGCTTCACTGCCGAGTCGCTGGGCGCGGGGATGACCGACGGCGAGACGGCGGGATCGATCCGCGGCTTCCTCGCGGAGATCTCGCTGACAGGCATCCCGCAGCCGCTCGACTACCTCATCGAGAGCACCGCCGCCCGTCACGGGCTCGTGCGGGTGAGGTCGGACGACGCGACGGGACGCACCAGGGTCGAGAGCCCGGATCGGTCGCTGCGCGAGACCATCGCGATCGATCAGGCTCTGCGGCCGCTCGGCCTCCTGTCGGACGGTGACAGCCTGGTCTCGCGGGTCACCCGCGACGGCGTGTACTGGGCTCTGGCCGACGCACGTTACCCGGTGGTCGCCCTCGACGACGACGGCTCTCCCGAGCCCGTCCGCCGGCGCGCGGTCGGATCCGTCGAATCATCCTCGACGACCCCCGCTGCGGCTTACGCGCGCCTGCTCACCGCCCTGCGCAGCGGACACGGCACCGAGGGCGAAGAGGGCTGGCTCGGACGCGAGCTCGAGCAGGCCGTCCGCGCACGCTCCGAGATCGTGGTCGTGGTGAGGATGCCCGACGGGTCGGAGCGCACGATGACGCTGGAGGCGTCGGGGCTCGGCGGCGGGCGGCTCCGCGGCCGCGACCGCGCGGCCGACATCGAGCGGACCCTGCCGGTGTCGAGCATCGTCAGCGTGCGACCCGCGTGA
- the groL gene encoding chaperonin GroEL (60 kDa chaperone family; promotes refolding of misfolded polypeptides especially under stressful conditions; forms two stacked rings of heptamers to form a barrel-shaped 14mer; ends can be capped by GroES; misfolded proteins enter the barrel where they are refolded when GroES binds) produces the protein MAKIIAFDEEARRGLERGLNILADAVKVTLGPRGRNVVLEKKWGAPTITNDGVSIAKEIELDDPYEKIGAELVKEVAKKTDDVAGDGTTTSVVLAQALVREGLRNVAAGADPISLKKGIEKAVAAITTQLLADAKEVETKEEIAATASISAGDPEIGALIAEAIDKVGKEGVVTVEESQTFGTELELTEGMRFDKGYINPYFVTDPERQEAVFEDPYILIANQKISNIKDLLPIVDKVIQDGKELLIIAEDVEGEALATLVLNKIRGIFKSVAVKAPGFGDRRKAQLQDIAILTGGQVITEEVGLKLENATLDLLGRARKVIITKDETTIIEGAGDAGQLEGRVTQIRREIENTDSDYDREKLQERLAKLAGGVAVIKAGAATEVELKERKHRIEDAVRNAKAAVEEGIVPGGGVALIQAGKVAFENLELTGDEATGANIVRVAIEAPLKQIALNAGLEPGVVANKVAELPSGQGLNAATGEYVDMLAAGINDPVKVTRSALQNAASIAGLFLTTEAVVADKPEKVSAPAGDPTGGMDF, from the coding sequence ATGGCAAAGATCATCGCTTTCGATGAGGAGGCCCGCCGCGGCCTCGAGCGCGGCCTGAACATCCTGGCCGACGCCGTCAAGGTGACGCTTGGCCCCCGCGGTCGCAACGTCGTGCTCGAGAAGAAGTGGGGCGCTCCCACCATCACGAACGACGGCGTCTCCATCGCCAAGGAGATCGAGCTCGACGACCCGTACGAGAAGATCGGCGCGGAGCTCGTCAAGGAGGTCGCCAAGAAGACCGACGACGTCGCGGGCGACGGCACCACCACGTCGGTCGTGCTCGCTCAGGCGCTCGTGCGCGAGGGCCTGCGCAACGTCGCGGCCGGCGCCGACCCCATCTCGCTCAAGAAGGGCATCGAGAAGGCCGTCGCGGCCATCACGACCCAGCTGCTCGCCGACGCCAAGGAGGTCGAGACCAAGGAGGAGATCGCCGCCACGGCTTCCATCTCCGCCGGCGACCCCGAGATCGGCGCGCTGATCGCCGAGGCGATCGACAAGGTCGGCAAGGAGGGCGTCGTCACCGTCGAGGAGTCGCAGACCTTCGGCACCGAGCTCGAGCTCACCGAGGGCATGCGCTTCGACAAGGGTTACATCAACCCCTACTTCGTCACGGACCCGGAGCGCCAGGAGGCCGTCTTCGAGGACCCGTACATCCTCATCGCGAACCAGAAGATCTCGAACATCAAGGACCTTCTGCCGATCGTCGACAAGGTGATCCAGGACGGCAAGGAGCTCCTGATCATCGCCGAGGACGTCGAGGGCGAAGCCCTCGCGACCCTGGTGCTGAACAAGATCCGCGGCATCTTCAAGTCGGTCGCCGTCAAGGCTCCGGGCTTCGGCGACCGCCGCAAGGCTCAGCTGCAGGACATCGCGATCCTCACGGGTGGCCAGGTCATCACCGAGGAAGTCGGTCTCAAGCTCGAGAACGCCACCCTCGACCTGCTCGGCCGTGCCCGCAAGGTCATCATCACGAAGGACGAGACCACGATCATCGAGGGTGCCGGCGACGCCGGCCAGCTCGAGGGTCGCGTGACCCAGATCCGTCGCGAGATCGAGAACACCGACAGCGACTACGACCGCGAGAAGCTCCAGGAGCGTCTCGCCAAGCTCGCCGGCGGCGTCGCCGTCATCAAGGCGGGTGCGGCGACCGAGGTCGAGCTCAAGGAGCGCAAGCACCGCATCGAGGACGCCGTCCGCAACGCGAAGGCGGCCGTCGAGGAGGGCATCGTCCCCGGTGGTGGCGTCGCGCTCATCCAGGCAGGCAAGGTCGCGTTCGAGAACCTCGAGCTCACGGGCGACGAGGCGACGGGTGCGAACATCGTGCGCGTCGCGATCGAGGCTCCGCTCAAGCAGATCGCCCTCAACGCGGGCCTCGAGCCCGGCGTGGTCGCGAACAAGGTCGCCGAGCTCCCCTCGGGCCAGGGCCTCAACGCCGCCACGGGCGAGTACGTCGACATGCTGGCCGCCGGCATCAACGACCCGGTGAAGGTCACGCGCTCGGCGCTGCAGAACGCAGCCTCGATCGCCGGTCTGTTCCTCACCACCGAGGCCGTCGTCGCCGACAAGCCCGAGAAGGTCTCGGCTCCGGCCGGCGACCCGACGGGTGGCATGGACTTCTGA
- a CDS encoding DUF3263 domain-containing protein: MPLSDRDLAILAFEGEWRRHAGAKEEAIRADLGLSPARYYQLLGRLIDTADAQAHDPMLVKRLRRLRDARALARVGHAAGDLH; this comes from the coding sequence GTGCCCCTCTCCGACCGCGATCTCGCCATCCTCGCCTTCGAGGGGGAGTGGCGGCGTCACGCCGGAGCCAAGGAGGAGGCGATCCGCGCCGACCTCGGGCTCTCGCCCGCCCGCTATTACCAGCTGCTCGGCCGTCTGATCGACACTGCCGATGCCCAGGCCCACGATCCGATGCTGGTCAAGCGGCTCCGCCGGCTCCGCGACGCCCGTGCTCTGGCGCGCGTCGGCCATGCGGCGGGAGACCTGCACTGA
- a CDS encoding cold-shock protein, whose amino-acid sequence MTQGTVKWFNAEKGFGFITAEGQDVFVHYSNIDMSGFRVLEEGQTVEFTVGTGQKGPQAESVRVV is encoded by the coding sequence ATGACTCAGGGCACCGTCAAGTGGTTCAACGCCGAGAAGGGCTTCGGCTTCATCACGGCGGAAGGGCAGGACGTCTTCGTCCACTACTCGAACATCGACATGTCGGGCTTCCGCGTGCTCGAGGAAGGCCAGACGGTCGAGTTCACCGTCGGCACCGGCCAGAAGGGCCCGCAGGCCGAGTCGGTGCGCGTCGTCTGA
- a CDS encoding DUF2332 domain-containing protein has product MGPDAAAAVAERFARFARDEAPGRSDLYADWAAGVAADADVAAILARIPETRRQPPLVFAVSRMLGAPEAPFAAWSEWMAAHADEVVAEASRRSLQTNEPQRCAALLPALSTVDGPIALLELGASAGLCLFPDRYSYRFRGGPQLDPATGPSRVVLACDVTGDPPLRLPDVVWRAGVDLAPLDPGDPDDRRFLTALVWPGERGRAARIEAALDIAAADPPVMIAGDASDPAVLRAAADLAPADATLVVTTPGVLPHIPRAGRERLIAAVRELDAVWISIDPPGLHKAWDPPVDPETWGGFVLGRDGVPLAAVDPLGGSVEWRAGGPSFRG; this is encoded by the coding sequence ATGGGACCGGATGCCGCAGCCGCCGTCGCCGAGCGCTTCGCACGCTTCGCGCGCGATGAGGCGCCCGGGCGCTCCGACCTCTACGCCGACTGGGCGGCGGGCGTGGCTGCGGACGCGGACGTGGCCGCGATCCTGGCCCGCATCCCCGAGACGCGGAGGCAGCCTCCCCTCGTCTTCGCCGTCAGCCGCATGCTCGGCGCGCCCGAGGCGCCGTTCGCGGCATGGTCGGAGTGGATGGCCGCGCACGCCGACGAGGTGGTGGCCGAGGCATCCCGCCGGAGTCTGCAGACCAACGAGCCGCAGCGGTGCGCCGCTCTCCTTCCGGCGCTGAGCACGGTGGACGGTCCGATCGCCCTCCTCGAGCTCGGCGCGAGTGCGGGCCTGTGCCTCTTCCCCGACCGGTACTCGTACCGATTCCGCGGCGGTCCCCAGCTCGACCCGGCGACGGGCCCGTCGCGCGTGGTGCTCGCCTGCGACGTGACCGGCGACCCGCCGCTGAGACTGCCCGACGTGGTGTGGCGCGCGGGGGTCGACCTCGCGCCCCTCGACCCGGGCGACCCCGACGACCGTCGCTTCCTCACAGCCCTCGTGTGGCCGGGGGAGCGCGGGCGCGCCGCACGCATCGAGGCAGCGCTCGACATCGCCGCCGCCGACCCGCCCGTGATGATCGCGGGCGACGCCTCCGATCCCGCGGTGCTGCGGGCGGCGGCCGACCTCGCGCCGGCGGACGCCACCCTCGTCGTGACCACGCCCGGTGTGCTTCCGCACATCCCCCGGGCGGGGCGCGAGCGACTCATCGCGGCCGTGCGCGAGCTCGACGCCGTCTGGATCTCGATCGATCCGCCGGGGCTCCACAAAGCGTGGGATCCGCCCGTCGATCCGGAGACCTGGGGCGGATTCGTCCTCGGTCGCGACGGCGTGCCCCTGGCCGCTGTCGACCCGCTCGGCGGCTCCGTGGAGTGGCGCGCCGGCGGGCCGTCCTTTCGCGGCTAG